Within Micromonospora narathiwatensis, the genomic segment TGCCGGTCCGCCCGCCGGTCAGCCGCATCCGGATGTCCTGGTCCTTCGGGGGTACGGGCGGCGGCCCGGCCTCCTCGAACTTGCGCAACCGGGTCTGCGCCGACTGGTAACGCGAGGCCATGTCGGAGTTGTACGCGGCCTTCTGCTTGTACATAAGCATCAGCTCGCGCAGCTTCTGGTGCTCCTCGTCCCAGCGCTTGCGGAGTTCGTCGAGGCGGGCGTGCCGGGCCACCCGCGCCTCGTGCCAGCTCGCGAAGCCGCCCGGGTGCACCCAGGCGCTGCCGCCCTCGACGGCGACCACCCGGTCGGCGGTCTGCGCCAGCAGCTCCCGGTCGTGCGAGACGTAGAGCACCGACTTGCCGGACTCACGCAGCCGCGCCTCCAGCCAGCGCTTGCCGGGCACGTCGAGGAAGTTGTCCGGCTCGTCGAGCAGGAGCACCTCGTCGGGCCCGCGGAGCAGCAGTTCGAGGGCGAAGCGCTTCTGCTGGCCGCCGGAGAGGGTCCGTACCGGGCGCTCCCGGGCGGCGTCCCACGGCAGGTCGAGGACGATGGTGGCGACGGTGTCGAAGAGCACCTCGACGTCGTACCCGCCGACCTCGCCCCAGGCGGCCAGGGCGTCCGCGTACGCGAGCTGGGCCTTGCCGGCGGCGGTGCTGTACTTGCCGCGGACCTCGGCCGTCCGCATGGCCGCCTCGGTCTCGGCGAGTCGGCGGCCGGCGTCGCGCAGTGCCGGCGGGGCGAGCGCGAGCGCCAGGTCGGCGAGCGTCGAGTCGTCCCCGATCATGCCGATGAACTGCCGCATCACGCCGAGTCCGCCGGAGCGGGCGATCGCGCCGGTCTTCACCGCCAGGTCACCGGCGACCATCCGCAGCAGCGTCGTCTTGCCGGCGCCGTTCGGCCCGACCAGCGCCACCTTGGCACCCTCACCGACCCGGAACGACACCTCGGCGAAGAGCTCCCGGCCGTCCGGGAGAATGTGCCCGACCCCTGCCACGTCCACGTATCCCACGCGGGCATCCTGCCCGAGGGGCCGGCATGGGCGACACCCGATTACCGGGTGACCCGCAGCACCCGGTACCCCTTCTGGCTGGCGTGCCGCTCCACCTGCCAGCCCTGCTCGACCAGCCAGCGGTGCAGCGAGTCGCCGCCGAGGTGCCGGGCCACGACCAGCCAGGCCACCCCGTCCGGGGCGAGCCGGGGCAGCCAGCGCAGCAGCAGCCCGTGCAGCTCCGCCTTGCCGATGTGGATCGGCGGGTTGGACCAGATCTGGGCGAAGGAGACGTCTGCCGGTACGCCGTCCGGTGCGGCCACCCGCACCCGCTCGGCGGCACCCACCCGGGCGGCGTTGGCGGCGGTGAGGCCGCGGGCCCGCTCGTTGACGTCGACCGCCCACACCGTGGCGGACGGCGCACAGGTGGCCAGTACGCAGGTGATCGGCCCGAAACCGCAGCCGACGTCGAGCAGCGGGCCGGTGGCGTCGGCCCCCGGCAGTTCGGCCTTGCGCAGCAGCACCGCCGTGCCGGGATCGAGACGGTCGGCGGAGAAGACGCCGGAGGCCGAGGCGAGGGTGTAGTCCCGCCCGGCGACGGAGAACTCGACCTCGCGCGGCCGGGCGGCGGTCGCGGGTTCAGCGGTGAAGTAGTGGTCGCCGGTCACGCCGGGCATTGTCGCACCGACCGGGAGGTGGGCCATCGCCACACCGCCCCAGGCCGGGTAGCGCCGCACCGGACGGCACGCGACAAGGCGTCAGCGCGCCGGGAGGCCCGCGACACCACCCCGCTGGAATTTCCCGATATTACCCCCTAAAGGGATACTCGGCCCTACTGTAACCCACATGGTGTATCGGTACGACTCCGATGAGGACCCCTTCCTGGATCACCCGAGGCCCGGGTCGGACCCGTCCGTGCCCGGCGCACCGGTGCCTCCGCCCGCGGGCCCCTCACCGTCCCGCTTCCCCACGCCGTCGCTGCCCCCACCGGTCCGGCCCAGCCGACCTGCCGTCAACGTCACCCCGGCGCCACCCCGACCGGCAGCCGCAGCGCCCCGGTCGGCAGCCGCCCCGGCCATGCCCCGGACGGACGTACCGCCACCACCCCCGATGCCCGCGCCGCCCCCGATGCCCACCGCGTATCCCCCGGCCGCCGCCCCGCCGCCTCCGGTTTCGGCGCCCCCCGTGTCGGCGCACCCGGATCCGGCCCTCGGGGCCACCGATCCGCTGGACCTCGCCGAGCCCCACCGTGCCGGCCGCAGGCGCGGCGGCGGCCGGGCCTGGCAGGTGCTGATCGGCGGTGCCGCCGTGCTGGTGCTGCTCGCGCTCTGCGGATTGGCCGCCGCCACCCTGCTCCAGGACCAGACCAAGACCCCGCCGGCCGCCCAATCGAGCGACCAACCCGTGGTCGAGCAGTCCGCCGTGGCCGAAGGAAGGGACCTCGACTCCCGGGACACCGACCAGTTGGCGCTCACCGTCAAGGAGGTCTTCCCCGGCAAGGAACTGGTGGCGGGCGACGGCCGGACGGCCTACCAGGTGCTCAAGACGCAGGCCAGCGCCAACTGCACGGTCGCGGCGACCGGCGAGATCGGCGACCTGCTGGCCCGGCTCGGCTGCAACCAGGTGATCCGGGCCACCCTCCGCTCCCCCGACGGCGATCACCTGCTCACCGCCGGGCTGTTCAACCTCACCGACACGGCCAGCGCCCAACGGGCCCGGGACCGGATCCGGCAACTGCTCGACGAGCGGCAGGGCCGGTTCCAGGGCATGGCGGCCGGCGGCGACACCGAGGCGGTGACCAAGGCCGCCGCCCGGGTCGGCTGGCAGGTACGCGGCCACTACATCGCCTACTGCCTGGTCACCCGCGCCGACGGGGAGCAGATCAGCTCCAGCGACGCGACGACCCGCGAGATCCTGTACGACATGATCGAGGTCTACCTGAACCGCGGCGTGCTGGAGCGCCGGGCGAACGGCGGGGTGGCCAGCCAGCCCACCGCGGGCCCGACGGACAACACCGCCAGCCAGTCCGCCACCAGCGGCCGGAACTCGTCCGGAAACTGACGACGAGGCGAGGCCCACACCGGCCGCGGTGGGACGGTGCGGGCCTGGCCCGGTCCGCTGGACCTCCGCCCGCCACCGGCGCTCCGGTGCCGGTCAGCCCTCGGCGACCGGGACGCGGAGCCGGCGGGTGAGCACGGCGCGGCGGGCGTACTCGCTGGGATCCGCCGGGTAGCCGACCTCGACCAGGGCCAGCCCGTGCGCCGGCGCCACGGTGACCTCACTGGACCGCTCCCGTTGGGTCAGCAGGCCGGCCGGCCAGGCGACGGGACGGCGTCCGTCCCCGGCGACCAGCATCGCGCCGACCAGGCTGCGCACCATGTTCTGGCAGAACGCGTCGGCCTGCACCGTGGCGACCAGGATCCCGTCCGGGTCCCGCCGCCAGTCCAGCCGGGTCACCTCGCGCAGCGTGGTCGCGTTCTCCTTGCGCCGGCAGTACGCGGCGAAGTCGTGCTCCCCCACCAGGCCGGCCGCCGCGGCGTTCAGCGCCGCCAGGTCGAGCGGCCTCGGCCAGGCCAGGGTGTCCTTCCGGCGCAGCGGCTCGGCGCCCCACGGGGCGTCGGTGACCCGGTACTCGTAGCGGCGGAAGGTGGCCGAGAAGCGGGCGTCGAAGTCGGCGGGCACCTCGGTCATCGCGCGTACCCGCACGTCGGGCGGGAGCAGCCGGGCCAGCCGGCGCAGCAGCCGTCCGTCGTGCTCCCGCCAGACCTCGGTCGGCAGGTCGAGGTGGCAGACCTGACCGGTGGCGTGCACGCCGGCGTCGGTCCGGCCGGCCACGGTCAGCCCGGTCGCGGTGCCCGCGCCGAGCACCAGGTCCAGCGTCTCGACGAGCACCCCGGCGACCGTACGCCGGGTGGGCTGGGCCGCCCAGCCGGAGAAATCGGTGCCGTCGTACGAGACGTCCAGCCGCAGCCGGGTCCGCTCGTCCACCTCGTACCTCCCGTTCACGCCGTCGGGCCCGACACCCCAGGAAGGGGTGCCGGGCCCGACGATGCTGCCTCAGCTCAGGCCTTGTTCTCGTTGGCCTCGTCGTCGTCCTCGCGCGCCTGGGTGGTGTCGCCGGAGGCGTGCACCGGCGGCTCGGAGTCCTGGTCGGCCGGGGCCGACGCCGGGGTCTCCTCGGCCGGGGCCAGGGCCTCGACCTTGTCCTGCTGCGCGGCCTTGCGGGCGGCGGTCTTCTTGTTCGCCTTCGGCTCGGCGACCTGAAGCTCCTCCACCAGCTCGATGATCGCCATCGGAGCGGCGTCACCCTTGCGCGGACCGGTCTTCACGATCCGGGTGTAGCCACCGTTGCGGTTGGCGTACCGGGGCGCGATCTGGTCGAACAGGGTGTAGACCACGTCCTTGTCCTTGACGACGGCCAGCACCCGCCGACGCGAGGCGAGGTCGCCACGCTTGGCCTTGGTGATCAGCTGCTCGGCCAGCGGACGCAGCCGCCGGGCCTTCGTCTCGGTGGTCTGGATCTTGCCGTGCTGGAACAGCGACATGGCCAGGTTGGCCAGCATCAGCCGCTCGTGCGCGGGGCTGCCGCCGAGGCGGGGGCCCTTGGTGGGCGTGGGCATTGTTGGTGCTCCTCAGATGTGGCGGCAGCCGGACTTAGAGCTGCTCGGTCTCGCGGTAGTCGTCGGTGTCGTAGTCGGCCTCGCCGAAGGCGTCCACGACGTGCGCCGGGTCGAAGTTCGGAGCCGAGTCCTTCAGCCCCAGGCCCATCCCGGCGAGCTTCATCTTGACCTCGTCGATCGACTTCTGACCGAAGTTCCGGATGTCGAGGAGGTCCGCCTCGGTACGCCCGATCAGCTCACCAACGGAGTTGATGCCCTCGCGCTTGAGGCAGTTGTAGGAGCGGACGGTGAGGTCCAGCTCCTCGATCGGCAGAGCCAGGTCCGCCGCCAGCTGGGCGTCCTGCGGGGACGGCCCGATGTCGATGCCCTCGGCGGTCTCGTCCAGCTCCCGGGCCAGCCCGAACAGCTCCACCAGCGTCGAACCGGCCGAGGCCAGCGCGGTACGCGGACCCATCGACGGCTTGGTCTCGACGTCGATGATCAGCCGGTCGAAGTCGGTCCGCTGCTCGACGCGGGTCGCCTCGACGCGGTACGTCACCTTTAGCACGGGCGAGTAGATCGAGTCGACCGGGATCCGGCCGATCTCCGCGCCCGCCTGCTTGTTCTGCGCCGCCGTGACGTAGCCCCGACCCCGCTCGACGGTCAGCTCCATGTCGAGCCGGCCCTTGCCGTTCAGGGTGGCGAGCTTCAGGTCCGGGTTGTGCACCGAGACACCGGCCGGGGGCTGGATGTCACCGGCGGTCACGTCGCCCGGGCCCTGCTTGCGCAGGTACATGCTGACCGGCTCGTCGTGCTCGGAGCTGACGCACAGCTCCTTGATGTTCATGACGAGCTCGACCACGTCCTCCTTGACCCCGGGGATCGTGGTGAACTCGTGCAGCACGCCGTCGATCTTGATCGAGGTGACGGCCGCACCCGGGATGGACGACAGCAGCGTACGCCGCAGCGAGTTGCCCAGGGTGTAGCCGAAGCCCGGCTCCAGCGGCTCGATGGTGAACCGGGACCGGGTCTCGTTGATCGACTCCTCGGAGAGGGTCGGTCGCTGGCTGATGAGCATCTTTTCTCTTCTCTTCCGGGGCGCCCGCCATATGACGCCCACGACACAAACTGTTCCGGTGGCCCGCCCCGGTCGGGGCGGACCACCGCAACGAGCCCTTACTTCGAGTAGAGCTCGACGATCAGCTGCTCCTGGACCTGGGTGTCGATCACCTGGCGGGCCGGGAGCGAGTGCACGAGGATCTTCATCTGGCTCGGGATGGCCTCCAGCCACGCCGGGACGGTCCGCGAGCCGGCCTCACCCTGCGCCACCAGGAACGGGGTGAGTTCCTTGCTCTTCGCACGCACCTCGATGATGTCGTGCTCCTTGACCCGGAACGACGGGATGTCGACCTTCTTGCCGTTCACCGTGAAGTGACCGTGCTTGACCAGCTGACGGGCCATGTCCCGGGACTTGGCGTAGCCAGCCCGGTAGACCACGTTGTCCAGCCGCGACTCGAGGATCTGCAGGAGGACCTCACCGGTCTTGGCCTGCTTGGCCACGGCCTCCTCGTAGTAACCGCGGAACTGCTTCTCCAGCACGCCGTAGACCCGGCGAGCCTTCTGCTTCTCACGGAGCTGGAGCAGGTACTCCGTCTCCTTGGTGCGGCCGCGGCCGTGCTGCCCGGGCGGGAACGGCCGGGACTCGAACGGGCACTTCGGGCCATCGCACTTGCTGCCCTTGAGGAACAGCTTCATCTTCTCCCGCCGGCAACGGCGGCAGTCAGCACCGGTGTAACGAGCCATCTCTCTCTAACCTCTCAGACCCGGCGACGCTTCGGCGGACGGCATCCGTTGTGCGGCTGCGGGGTGACGTCGGAGATCTGGCCGACCTCGAGGCCCACGGCCTGCAGCGAGCGGATGGCGGTCTCCCGGCCGGAGCCGGGGCCCTTGACGAACACGTCGACCTTGCGCATGCCGTGCTCCATGGCCCGACGCGCGGCGGCCTCGGCGGCCAGCTGCGCGGCGAACGGAGTCGACTTGCGGGAGCCCTTGAAGCCCACCTGGCCCGCGGAGGCCCAGGAGATGACCGCACCGGTCGGGTCCGTGATGGACACGATGGTGTTGTTGAAGGTGCTCTTGATGTGCGCCTGCCCGTGGGCGACGTTCTTGCGTTCCTTGCGCCGGACCTTCTTGACAGCGGCTCCGGCACGAGCCTTCGGTGGCATAAGTCTGTGCGCTCCTAATTACTTCTTGCCGGGCTTCTTCTTGCCGGCCACGGTCCGCTTCGGGCCCTTGCGGGTGCGGGCGTTGGTCCGCGTCCGCTGGCCACGCACGGGAAGACCGCGGCGGTGCCGGATGCCGGCGTAGCAGCCGATCTCGACCTTGCGGCGGATGTCAGCGGCGACCTCGCGGCGCAGGTCGCCTTCAACCTTGTAGTTGGCCTCGATGTGGTCGCGGAGCTGCACGAGCTCCTCGTCCGTGAGGTCGCGAGCGCGCTTGTCCGGCGAGATGCCGGTGGCGGCCAGAGTCTCCAGGGCGCGGGTGCGACCGACCCCGAAGATGTAGGTGAGCGCGATCTCCATCCGCTTGTCGCGGGGGAGATCCACGCCGACTAGACGTGCCATGTGCGGGCGTACTCCTCGTGATGTTGTGGCGGAGGTGTGGACCCGTCCCACCCCGCTACCGACCGTCCCGTCCTTCCGACGCGTTCCGCGCCGGCGACCGGGATCGGTCGCTGCCCGAGCGGGCCCCGGCCTCCGACCGGGGGTCAACCACGAGGGGGTACGCGCTGCGTACCGTTCGCGGCTGGGGCGAGCTGATGCAGTGTTGTCGGGATCTGCGACCCGGGCCGATCCGACCGGCCGTCACGACCGGTGGGACTGGTTCAGCCCTGGCGCTGCTTGTGGCGCGGGTCCGAACAAATGACCATGACCCGGCCGTGCCGGCGGATCACCCGGCACTTGTTGCAGATCCTCTTGACGCTCGGCTTGACCTTCACGGTTGCCTTACTTTCCCATCTGGGCCCGGAGACACGACGATGCGCGACGCCGGACGTCGAAGACGGACACGGGAAGCCCCGGCCGTCGTCAGGCTTACTTGTAGCGGTAGACGATGCGCCCGCGGGTCAGGTCGTACGGCGAGAGTTCGACGACGACCCGGTCCTCCGGCAGGATGCGGATGTAGTGCTGTCGCATCTTGCCGCTGATGTGAGCCAGCACCTTGTGGCCGTTCGCGAGCTCCACCCGGAACATGGCGTTCGGCAGGGGCTCGATGACCCGACCCTCGATCTCGATGGCTCCGTCTTTTTTCGGCATGTCCTCCGCTGTCCTGACGTCGGTTGCTCCGGACGGCCCACAACGTCTTTCACGGGTGAACTGACCATGATCAGGAAACCCGCGCCAGCCGCGGCTCCCGGATCCCACCGAAGCGCAGGGTGGGCATGCAGGAGTGGACGCTGTGCGCCGATCAGAAAGTGTACGCCCGCCTGCGGGCGGTCGCCAAACCGACCACCCATGCGATCCCCGGTCGGACGAAATTCGTCCCGCCCGGCCGGCCGTGCTGTGACACTGGCCACAGCGCGGCGGTCAGTGACCCCGCCGCCGCTCCCGCCGCTCCCGCCGGGAGCGATCGGTCGGGTGCCGCCGATCGCCGTCGTGCACGCCCACCGTCTTCAGCAGCAGGAGCACTCCCCACGGCCCGATCGCCCAGGCCGGCCAGTAGTAGACGACATGCCCGTAGCCGATCGACGAGATCAGCCAGATCGCGGTGAGGATCCCGGCGACCCGCAACCACGGCGACCAGATCCTGAGCAGCGAGTCGGACCGGCGTCCGGGCTCGGCGAGCGCCGCCTCACCGTCCGCCGCCTCACCCCCCGCCACCGGAACGGGTGCCGCCGGCGCCGGCGCGGGCACCACGGCGGAACGCTCCGCCGGCCTCACTCCCGGCAGGTCCGCCACGACCTCGTCCAGTTCGGCGTACGTTTTCGCACCATACGCCCGGCCCAGTCGCTCGTCGTACTCGTGCAGGTCGAGTCGGCCCTCCTCCAGGGCCACCCGGAGCCGCTCCGCCGTCGCCTGCCGGTCGACGTCAGCCGCCCGCATCCTGTCCCGCCCTTCCATGGGGGCCAGCATGCCACCGACGCGCCACGGGCCGCCAAGGGGCCGATCCCCGGCGATCAGACCGCCGGGGAGTCCGCCGGCTGCCGGGAGGTGACCAGGCCGCCCAGGCGTGCCCGGCCGCCGTCCTCGGCGGTCAGCACCCACACGCCGTCGTCCAGCAGAGCCATCGTGTGCTCGACGTGCACCGCCATCGACCCGTCCCGGGTCACCACCGTCCAGCCGTCGGACAGCTCGACGGTACGCGGCGAACCCATCGTGATCATCGGCTCGATGGCCAGCGCCATGCCCCGCACCAGCCGGGGTCCCTTGCCCGGGCGGCCGTGGTTGAGCACGTGCGGGTCCTGGTGCATCTCGGTGCCGATGCCGTGCCCGCCGTACCCGTCGACGATGCCGTACCGGCCCCCCTTGCGGACCGCGTGCTCCACCGCGTGCGAGATGTCGGTGAGCCGGCCCTTCCCGCTGGCCGCGCCCCGGGCGGCGGCGGCGATCCCGGCCCACATCGAATCCTCGGCGACCGCGGCCATCTTGAGCAGGGCCGGGTCGGTCTCGCCGACCCCGACGGTGATGGCGGCGTCGCCGTGCCACCCGTTCAGCACCGCGCCGCAGTCGATCGAGATCAGGTCACCCTCGCTGAGCACCTGCTTCGACGACGGGATGGCGTGCACCACCTGCTCGTTCACGGAGGCGCAGATCGACGCCGGGTAGCCGTGGTAGCCCTTGAACGACGGGACCGCGCCGGCCTCGCGGATGGTGGCCTCGGCGATCGCGTCCAGGTCGGCGGTGCTCACGCCGGGGGCGACCGCCTCCCGCATCAGCCGCAGCGCGCGGGCGACCACCAGACCGGCGGCCCGCATCAGCTCGATCTGGTCGGGGGTCTTCAGCTGGATGTCCAGCTGGGGACGACGCATGGAGGCATTACCTTTCGTTGCGCGGGCCAGCGGGGCACGCCGCACGTACCCCGCTGTTCGCACTCTAACCGCCGGAGGACCGGCGCGACGTCAGCCGCCGTACGACCGCAGCGCGTCGATGGCGCGGACGGTGACGTCCTCCACCGGCCCGGTCGCGTCGATGCCGACCAGCTTGCCCTGGGCGCCGTAGTAGTCGACCAGCGGCGCGGTCTTCTCGGCGTACTCCCGGAGCCGGGCGGCGATGGTCTCCGGCTTGTCGTCGTCCCGCTGGAACAGCTCGCCGCCGCAGCGGTCGCAGACGCCCTCCCGCGTGGTGGCGTCGAACTCGACGTGCCAGATCTTGCCGCAGCCACGGCACGTACGCCGGCCGGAGAGCCGCCGGATGACCTCGTCGTCGTCGACGACCAGCTCGAGGACCAGGTCCAGCGCGGTGCCGAGGTCGGCGAGGAGCTTGTCCAGCGCGGCGGCCTGGGGCGTCGTACGCGGAAAGCCGTCGAGAAGGAAGCCCTCGCCGGCGTCCGGCTCGGCGAGCCGGTCCCGCACCATGTTGATGGTGACCTCGTCCGGGACCAGCTTGCCGGCGTCCATGTACCGCTTGGCCTCGACCCCCAACTGCGTGCCCTGCGAGACGTTCGCCCGGAAGATGTCCCCGGTCGAGATCTTCGGCACCGACAGGTGGGCGGCGATGAACTCCGCCTGTGTGCCCTTGCCCGCCCCCGGCGGGCCAACCAGAACGAGTCGCATCTACCGCAGGAACCCTTCGTAGTTCCGCTGCATCAGTTGGCTCTCGATCTGCTTCACGGTCTCCAGACCGACGCCGACCATGATGAGCACAGCGGTGCCGCCGAACGGGAAGTTCTGGAACTGCTGGTTGTCGAGCCAGATGAAGAAGAAGTTCGGCAGGATCGCGATGATGCCCAGGTAGAGCGCGCCCGGCAGGGTGATCCGGCTGAGGATGAAGTCGAGGTACTCGGCGGTCGGCTTGCCGGGGCGGATGCCCGGCACGAAGCCGCCGTACTTCTTCATGTTGTCCGCGACCTCGGTCGGGTTGAACGTGATCGACACGTAGAAGTACGTGAAGAAGATGATCAGCAGGAAGTAGATCGCGATGTGCTCCGGCGCGCTCGCCTTCACGATGTGGTTCTGGATCCAGGCCTGGGTCTTGCCCGGGTTGTTCTGGTCGAAGAACTGGAGCGCGAGCTGCGGCAGGTAGAGCAGCGACGAGGCGAAGATGACCGGGATCACACCGGCCTGGTTGACCTTCAGCGGGATGTAGGTGGAGGTGCCGCCGTACATCCGCCGGCCGATCATGCGCTTGGCGTACTGCACCGGGATCCGGCGCTGGGCCTGCTCGATGAAGGTGACCGCGCAGATGACCAGCAGGACCAGGGCGATGACGAGGAGGAACATCCCCCAGCCCTTGGTGGTCTTGATCTTCCAGCCCTCGCTGGGGAGCCGGGCGGCGATGGAGGTGAAGATCAGGACGGACATGCCGTTGCCGACGCCGCGGTCGGTGATCAGCTCACCGAGCCACATCACCACACCGGTGCCGGCGGTCATGGTCATGACCAGGATGCCCAGGGTCAGCCAGTCCGGGATGCCGGTGTCCCGGGGGACGATCGGCCACTGGTCGCAGCGGTTCTGGAAGAGCTGCCCGGAGCGGGCCAGCGCCACGAACGCGGAGGACTGCAGGATGCCCAGACCCAGCGTCAGGTACCGGGTGTACTGGGTGATCTTCGCCTGGCCGGCCTGGCCCTCCTTGCGGAGCTGCTCCAGCCGCGGGATGACCACCGTCAGCAGCTGCAGGATGATCGACGCGGTGATGTAGGGCATGATGCCCAGCGCGAAGACCGAGAGCTGCAGCAGCGCACCGCCGGAGAAGAGATCCAGCAGGTTCAGCACGCCGGTGCCGCCACCCTGGATGGCGTCGAGGCACTTCTGCACGTTGCCGTACGAGACGCCCGGGCTGGGCAGCGTGGCGCCGAGCCGGTAGACCGCAATGATGCCTACTGTGAACAGCAGCTTCTTGCGCAGGTCAGGCGTACGGAACGCACTGAGAAAGGCGGACAGCAACTTCTTCCTCCTGCGCGAGGCGGGCCGCCGGTGATGATCCCTGGCGGGGTGGGGTGGGTGCCGGGCAGGTGCCCGATATCCATAGCTGGGAAGGGACTCTAACAGCCCGATCCCGGTCCGGGCAGATGTGCCCGGCTACATAAAACGAATCCGATGTTACCCGGCGCACATCCGCCGGGGAGACCGAGGCGCCCGCCCAGCCTTGGACGACTGAGCGGGCGCCACGGATCATGCCCTACAGCTCGGTGACGGAGCCACCGGCAGCGGTGATCTTCTCCTTGGCCGACGCGCTGAACGCGTGCGCCGACACCTGGAGAGCCACGCCGCCGAGGTCGCCGGTGCCGAGCACCTTGACCGGCTGGCCCTTGCGGACCGCACCGGCCTCGACCATCTCGATCGGGCCGACCTGGCCGCCGTTCGGGAAGAGCTCGGCGAGCCGGTCCAGGTTGACAACCTGGAAGACGACCTTGAACTTGTTCTTGAAGCCCTTCATCTTCGGCAGGCGCATGTGGATGGGCATCTGCCCACCCTCGAACGCCGGCGAGATGTTCTTCCGGGCCTTGGAACCCTTGGTACCGCGACCGGCAGTCTTGCCCTTGGAGCCCTCACCGCGACCCACGCGGGTCTTCTCGGTCTTGGCCCCCGGCGCCGGGCGCAGGTGGTGGACCTTGATCGTCATTACTCGACCTCCTCGACCTTCACGAGGTGGTTGACCGTGAAGATCATGCCGCGGATCTCCGGCCGGTCCTCCTTGACCACCACGTCGTTGATCCGCTTGAGACCGAGGGAACGCAGCGAGTCACGCTGGTTCTTCTTGGTCCCGATCTCGGACCGGACCTGGGTGACCTTCAGGCGTGCCATCAGGACGCCACCCCCGCCCGGGACGCCAGCATCGCGGCCGGCGCGACGTCCTCGACCGGCAGACCACGACGGGCCGCGACCGCCTCCGGCGACTCAAGCGCCTTCAGGGCCGCCACCGTGGCGTGCACGATGTTGATCGGGTTGGACGAGCCGAGGCTCTTGGAGAGCACGTCGTGGATGCCCGCGCACTCCAGGACGGCACGCACCGGACCACCGGCGATGACGCCCGTACCGGCCGAGGCCGGCTTGAGCAGCACCACGCCGGCCGCGTCCTCGCCCTGCACCGGGTGCGGGATCGAGGCACCGATCCGCGGCACCTTGAAGAAGTGCTTCTTGGCCTCCTCGACGCCCTTGGCGATCGCCGCGGGCACCTCCTTGGCCTTTCCGTAGCCCACGCCGACGGTGCCGTCGCCGTCGCCCACGATCACCAGGGCGGTGAAGCTGAAGCGACGACCACCCTTCACGACCTTGGCGACGCGGTTGATCGCGACGACCCGCTCGAGGTGCGGGGTCTTCTCGACGGGCGCGTTTCCGCGGCCGCCCTCACGGCGGTTGTCGCGGCGACCACCCTCGTTGCCACCGGACCCGCCGCCACGGCGCTGTTGACCTGGCATCAGCAGCCTTCCTTCTCTCTCGTGACGGGGTTTCTAGAACTCGAGCCCGGCTTCGCGGGCGGCGTCGGCAAGCGCGGCGACCCGCCCCGCGTACCGGTTGCCACCGCGGTCGAAGACGACCTTCGAGACGCCGGCGGCCTTGGCCCGCTCGGCGAGCAGGGCGCCGACCTTGCCGGCCAGGGCGCTCTTGTCGCCCTCGGCACCGCGCAGCGACGCGTCCATGGTCGAGGCCGACGCCAGGGTGTGACCCTTGGTGTCGTCCACGATCTGGGCGACGATGTGCCGCA encodes:
- the rpmJ gene encoding 50S ribosomal protein L36, whose protein sequence is MKVKPSVKRICNKCRVIRRHGRVMVICSDPRHKQRQG
- a CDS encoding class I SAM-dependent methyltransferase, with translation MTGDHYFTAEPATAARPREVEFSVAGRDYTLASASGVFSADRLDPGTAVLLRKAELPGADATGPLLDVGCGFGPITCVLATCAPSATVWAVDVNERARGLTAANAARVGAAERVRVAAPDGVPADVSFAQIWSNPPIHIGKAELHGLLLRWLPRLAPDGVAWLVVARHLGGDSLHRWLVEQGWQVERHASQKGYRVLRVTR
- the rpsD gene encoding 30S ribosomal protein S4, producing the protein MARYTGADCRRCRREKMKLFLKGSKCDGPKCPFESRPFPPGQHGRGRTKETEYLLQLREKQKARRVYGVLEKQFRGYYEEAVAKQAKTGEVLLQILESRLDNVVYRAGYAKSRDMARQLVKHGHFTVNGKKVDIPSFRVKEHDIIEVRAKSKELTPFLVAQGEAGSRTVPAWLEAIPSQMKILVHSLPARQVIDTQVQEQLIVELYSK
- a CDS encoding DNA-directed RNA polymerase subunit alpha, whose amino-acid sequence is MLISQRPTLSEESINETRSRFTIEPLEPGFGYTLGNSLRRTLLSSIPGAAVTSIKIDGVLHEFTTIPGVKEDVVELVMNIKELCVSSEHDEPVSMYLRKQGPGDVTAGDIQPPAGVSVHNPDLKLATLNGKGRLDMELTVERGRGYVTAAQNKQAGAEIGRIPVDSIYSPVLKVTYRVEATRVEQRTDFDRLIIDVETKPSMGPRTALASAGSTLVELFGLARELDETAEGIDIGPSPQDAQLAADLALPIEELDLTVRSYNCLKREGINSVGELIGRTEADLLDIRNFGQKSIDEVKMKLAGMGLGLKDSAPNFDPAHVVDAFGEADYDTDDYRETEQL
- the rpsK gene encoding 30S ribosomal protein S11, which codes for MPPKARAGAAVKKVRRKERKNVAHGQAHIKSTFNNTIVSITDPTGAVISWASAGQVGFKGSRKSTPFAAQLAAEAAARRAMEHGMRKVDVFVKGPGSGRETAIRSLQAVGLEVGQISDVTPQPHNGCRPPKRRRV
- the rplQ gene encoding 50S ribosomal protein L17, whose amino-acid sequence is MPTPTKGPRLGGSPAHERLMLANLAMSLFQHGKIQTTETKARRLRPLAEQLITKAKRGDLASRRRVLAVVKDKDVVYTLFDQIAPRYANRNGGYTRIVKTGPRKGDAAPMAIIELVEELQVAEPKANKKTAARKAAQQDKVEALAPAEETPASAPADQDSEPPVHASGDTTQAREDDDEANENKA
- the rpsM gene encoding 30S ribosomal protein S13, whose translation is MARLVGVDLPRDKRMEIALTYIFGVGRTRALETLAATGISPDKRARDLTDEELVQLRDHIEANYKVEGDLRREVAADIRRKVEIGCYAGIRHRRGLPVRGQRTRTNARTRKGPKRTVAGKKKPGKK
- the truA gene encoding tRNA pseudouridine(38-40) synthase TruA, producing MDERTRLRLDVSYDGTDFSGWAAQPTRRTVAGVLVETLDLVLGAGTATGLTVAGRTDAGVHATGQVCHLDLPTEVWREHDGRLLRRLARLLPPDVRVRAMTEVPADFDARFSATFRRYEYRVTDAPWGAEPLRRKDTLAWPRPLDLAALNAAAAGLVGEHDFAAYCRRKENATTLREVTRLDWRRDPDGILVATVQADAFCQNMVRSLVGAMLVAGDGRRPVAWPAGLLTQRERSSEVTVAPAHGLALVEVGYPADPSEYARRAVLTRRLRVPVAEG
- a CDS encoding ATP-binding cassette domain-containing protein, giving the protein MGYVDVAGVGHILPDGRELFAEVSFRVGEGAKVALVGPNGAGKTTLLRMVAGDLAVKTGAIARSGGLGVMRQFIGMIGDDSTLADLALALAPPALRDAGRRLAETEAAMRTAEVRGKYSTAAGKAQLAYADALAAWGEVGGYDVEVLFDTVATIVLDLPWDAARERPVRTLSGGQQKRFALELLLRGPDEVLLLDEPDNFLDVPGKRWLEARLRESGKSVLYVSHDRELLAQTADRVVAVEGGSAWVHPGGFASWHEARVARHARLDELRKRWDEEHQKLRELMLMYKQKAAYNSDMASRYQSAQTRLRKFEEAGPPPVPPKDQDIRMRLTGGRTGKRAVIAEQLELDGLTYPFDLEIWYGDRVAVLGANGTGKSHFLRLLARGGTDPDPANTPVDGAAALAPVAHDGVVRLGARVRPGHFSQTHDRPELMAKTLVDILWRGDEHRAGMDRHAAMAALSRYELAGQGDQRFGTLSGGQQARFLVLLLELSGATLLLLDEPTDNLDLASAEALEAGLAAFEGTVIAVTHDRWFTRSFDRFVLFRGDGEVVEPPEPVWDVA